CTGAGCGGACGAGAGCGCCCTCAACCGTTCGCGTACGCCGAGCGCACGATCTTCGCGATCGTTGCTAACTACCCGGCGAGCAGATTTCCCGCACCGGGCTCCCACCTTGGCCCCTCCCCCCCTGAGCTGACCCGCGCGAAGCGCACGGCCACAGCGCGGCCGCACCCGCGCCCGGTCTAGGCGCCTGATTGAGCTCTGGATCGAAGAAGCCCCGGCGCGCACCCGCGCGGAAGCCTGACGGCGCGCCGCCCGAGCTCCAGGAGCGGCAGCTCGATGCGTGGCAAGCCGTTGCGGCGTCCGACGTCGCGTCGGAGCTCGTATTCGGCGGCGGCGCGGCCCTCGCGATGATGCATCTGCATCATCGGCGCTCCGAAGACCTGGACTTCTTCCTGCAGCGCGAGCTGGCGCCCGGCGTTCGAAAGGATCTCGCCTAGCTTTGCGGCGACTCACTTTGTGAGTCATTATGACTCGCATATGAGTCACCTGAATCAGCTCACCCTCCGGGGTCTCGACCCGCGGCTCGAGCGCGCGATTCGTCAGCTGGCGAAGCGGGAGAAGATCTCGCTGAACAAAGCAGCGCTGCGCCTGCTCGAAAAGGGGGCCGGGGTCGGCACACCGGACACCTCCGCGCGGATCGGGCGTTCGCTCGACCACCTGATCGGTACCTGGACGGAGGCGCAAGCCGAGGAGCTCCTCGAGTCCATCCAAGCCTGCGAGCAGGTCGACGCGGAGCTCTGGGAGTGAAGCGCCTCTTGGACACGAACGCCTACGTCGCGCTCAAGCGCGAACATCAGGGCGTTACCGAGCTGGTCCGGGATTCGACGGAGCTCGTCTTCTCCATGGTCGTCATCGGGGAGCTGCTCTTCGGGTTTCGCAACGGCGCGCGATTCGAGAAGAACGCGAAGGAATTGAACGAGCTCCTGGCGGACGTTCGCGTCAGCGTGCTGGACGTGACGCGAACCACCGCGGATCGCTTTGGCCGGATTGCGTCCGAGCTGCGTGAGGCCGGAACGCCCATCCCGAGCAACGACATCTGGATCGCCGCGCACGTCTTCGAGAGTGGTGCCGAGCTCATCAGCTTCGACCAGCACTTCGAAGCGGTGCGCGGGCTGGTGTGGACGCGATTGCAGTAACGTACCGGGCAATGGTTGTTTCTTTGGAATCGGGTGCTGGGAGTCCGCCGCAATCATCGACGACCAATCGCCGAGCACCGTCGAGAATGCGAGCAAGACCCGCGCGTTGATCGGTCTGGTGCGCATGCCGGTCGTTACGGACACCCAGCACGTGCTCCGTTCGGAGTTGGTCTTTCGGCGCCACTACAGTAGTCGGGCCAGTGTCTAGCCTCCCTCCGGCGGGTCGTCTCCGAAGAGGGTCCCCACGGCGATCTCGATCGCATCGAAGGGCTCCGCCCGCACGACCTCGTGCCGCTCGGCACTGAGCACCGTGATGTAGCCGTCTTGGCTCCAGCGCATGACGGTCAGCGTCGCCTCGCGCGGATCGGCGATCCAATAGTGCGGGATGCCGACGCGCTGGTAGAGACGCAGCTTCTTCACCGTGTCGTGCGTGGCGTTGCTCTTCGAAAGGATCTCGCAGGTCCAGTCCGGGTGCTGCTTGACGGGCATCCCCGTGGGCCGCTCCGAATGGCGCTCGCGCCGCCAGCCGAGCACGTCGGGGCGCACGATGTCACCGGTCTCCAAGAGGACTTCGACCTCCGTGGCGATCCACCACCCTCCAGGTCCCCCGCCGCCCGACCTGCGCTGGAAAGGTGCTCGGATCGCGGTCACGATCCCGGCTTGCGCGTCCCCATGCTCACCGCTCGGTGCGGCCTTCTCGACGAGCTCGCCACCCACCAACTCGTGGAAGCGCTCGGCCTCCGGGATCGCCCAGAAGTCCTCGGGGGCCGCTGCACGCCGCGCTGACTGGCTCATGACTCGATGAGCGCAGTCTACCGCACCACCGCGCGGCTCGCATCGCCCGTCAGTGAAGCAGATACAACGCCTGTCGCGGCCCGCGACGGCGATTTCGCCCGAGCTCGCTCGGGTCTGGCTTGGCGAACGGCAGCACGAAGTCGAAGCTATCCAGGGCCTTCTTCGTGTCTTCCGCCGAGCCTTGCGCTGGGGCGCGCTCATGGCCACACCCAACGCCTGGGCGACCTGGCGGCGTAGACGCTGGTGATCCGCGACGGGCGCCGAGCTCGAGCGAACCCTGTGAAGCGCCATCAGTGCTCGGAACCCTCGACGAGAGGGTTCGCTGTTCTCAGCGCGGCGAAGCGGTTGAAGTCACGGTCGGCGGTCCAGAGCTCCGCGACTCCGTGCGCGATGCACAGCGCAGCAATGCGTGCGTCGTGGACCTTGGCCCCGCTGACCTGGGATGAGTGGAGCAGAGCTGCCAGGGCATCCCAGTATCCCTCCTCTTCGGAGAGTAGTCGGACGGCGGGCGAGCCCAGCCACTGACTGGCTTGCTCGAGCGCGAGATCGAGCGGTGTAGGTGCCTTGTAGATCCGAGCGTTGGTGACGTTGGCCACGAACTCGTGGATACACGGCCAGGGCAACGCCCAGCGCGTTCCACCCTCGACCAACTGGCGCACCACCTGCACGGCGCGATCGTGGAACGGGGAGTCGCTTCGGTGCGAGTACACCAGGATGTTGGTGTCGACGGAGATCACGCGCCGCGCCCTTCGTATGTCAGGTCGCGCAGCCTATCGCTGTCGATCCAGTCGAGCCCCTCGACGAGGCCCCCGCCACCGAACGAACAGTCCTTCATTCGGTACCGGTCGGCCCTCGGCCGCTCGCGTCGGAGTATTTCGCTGAGGCCCTCGAGCAAGAGCGCGCGAAGCGAGGTCTTGCGCTCACGCGAGAGTTTCCGCGCGCCTGCCGCAGCGCTGCGGCCGTCACCGGGGCTCAATCAGCAAGCCGGGCCGATCGGCGTCAACGTGTAGGTCTCGGTTCCGGCGCCCTTCTGGCCTGCTATCGAACCTCCCCCACTTCCAACCATCTTGCCCGGCTTGCGCGGCCCGTCGGGGAACGTGATCGTGTATTTGCCGGTATACTGGGACGCAAAGACGCCACCGAAGCTGTACGTGCCCGACATTCCCCCCGAGAGCTTCATGGTGCCCACGCCGGTGGACAGCACGAACGGTCCCTGGATGTTGCAGACCTTCTGGTTGACCTTCCAGTCCTGGAGCCCGCCGACGACCTGGTAGGCCTGCGGATCGCAGATGGCCTGCGCTCGCTCCAGCATGCCGTCGGTAGCGTACGGCTGGGCACCGCCCAGCACCGCCATGACCTTGTCCGCACCCAGCCAGTGCTTGATCAGGATGCCCGGGTCCTTCGCCGCCTTGCACGCCGCGATGGCCTCCTTCTCGCACGGACCGAACGGCAGCTGGATCAGTTGCACGAGCGGAACGGTCGTGTCTTTGTCTTTCATGCCCAGCAACGCACGCTGTCGCGCCAGTGCGAGCCCCGTCGCCGCGGCTTCCGTTGCTGCTGCGCACGACGTGCCGGCCGCCGCGATGCGCGGGTTCACCACGTCCTTCTCGTACTGGTCCAATCCTTCGCTCAACGCCCGCGCGGCAGCTCCCGATCCGCTCTCGTCTCCGAGCAGCTGCCGTCTCTTTTCCGCCGCCAAGGCCTCCCCGACCTCGTTCTGGATCCGCGTCTCGGCGCGCGAGGTCTTCCAGTGCACGTACACCTCGCGGGCCTTGTCACCCAGGTCGGCGAACCCGAAGCCGCTGAAGTGCTGGACGACCACGGCGATGTCGCCGGTCTTCGGCATCGGCTCCGCCGCCCACAGCTCCGAGCCATCGTCGTTGAACGTGAACACGAGCTGGCGTGGCACCGGGATCGGCTTGCTCGGCGTCATGGTCAGCGTGGCCGGCGCGAGGAACTGGAGGCGGCTGGGCTTGAACACCACCCCTTGACGGGCGGAGCCCGCCCTGTCGAACGACGCGACGGGTGTGGCGGTGATCTCGACCGGTCGGATGAGCGCACCTGGAGGGACCTGCAAGACGTAGCTGGTCCCTGTCGCACTCTTGACCTGGATCGACCCGCCTTCAGGTCCGATCGTGGCCTTCGCCGCGTTCGCCTCCAGCTTGATGGAAAGTGGCGCAGTGAACGGCCCGCGCTTGCCGCAACCGGCGACGGTCACGCTGAGAACGACACTGATGGCCACCGCACGCGAGATCAGCTTCGACATTGACCACACTACGGCCGCTCGTCGGCCCCGCGTCAATTCCAGCGCGGAACGCCGGCGCCGCACACGGAATCGGCCGTGATCTGAGTCACCCAGCCCGGGGCAGCGTCAGATCCTCTCGATCCAGATGGGCGCGGACCAGGCGGCGCGGTTCGCGTCGAGCTCGAGCACCTCGACGTAGAAGAAGTGCTCGCCGGGCTGAGCCAGCTCCAAGCTCAGCGCGTGCCAGCCGACCGAGACGCCGGTGAGCTCGGTGACGACCTCGACTTTGCCGCCCTGGGTGCCATGGAACAGGCGCACGTTGTACGGGCCGCTGTGGTCGGGATCCGCCAGCGAGATGCTCGCCGTCACGCTCGGGCTCGTCGCCTGGGTGCGCCCACCCATGGGCACGCGGTCGGCCGCAAAGAAGCGCGCCGGAAAAGGAGCTGATGAGCTGTGCTCAGTACGGAACCGGCTCCAACGGGCCGGAGGCAGATCGAGGCGTGCGATGCTGCAAGGACTTGCCGTGAGCCGCTGGCGCGGCAGAGCCCATGCGGGAGCGGCCCCTGATGTTCGAGTGAGCCCTCACCCGCTCACATACGCCGACCGAACGATCTTCGCGATCGTCGCCAGCTGCATTGGGGTTGCCCCCACTCGCCTCGCTGCGCTCGGCGGTCTCCCCCTCATGCGGCAGCGCGCGCCGGTTGAAGTCCATCCAAGACCCACGGCGCCTCGCCGATGGCGCGCGCCGCGCGCATGGGGGAGACGCCTCGCTCCGAGTTCGTGGCGCTCTTGCGACGGGATGGCCGACGCTCTCTGTGACCTGTGTCCGCTCGCTTTCGAAGACGGCGTCGTGAGCTTCCGAGCTGATTGCACCTTCCGTAAGACCGAAACGCCGCAGCGCGAGGCTCGAGGCGGCTGTCACGACGCCTGCGCTGTCAGTGGGTAAAGCCCGGCCGCGCTGCGGGGAGGAGGTGCGATGTCTCGGAGGCCCACTCACTCGCTCGCTGGGCCGAGGTCGCGAACACGCGTGCGCAGATCACGCGCCTGCTGCCAGAGCACGGCCTCGGCCCGAGGGCACCGCCCAGAGAGTGGGTTTCGGCAGTTCATTCCCCCTACGCGCCGTGGCGGTGGCCGGACGGGGCGATGCGCCAACGCCGCCCAAACAAGACACCCAGCCCAAGGAGCGCGAGCCACCCCGAGCCAGCTCCACCAGTCCCACCCGCCGCGCGGCAACCACATCCACCCTCGTCCGACGGAGCCGCCGTTCGACCTCCGCCCGTGCCGCCCGTGACACCGCCACCGGTGCCGCCCGTGGCACCGCCGCTGCCCCCGGTGCCACCCGGAGTACCGCCTCCGGTACCGCCCGGAGTACCGCCGCTGCCACCAGTGCCTCCGACGCCCCCGGTGCCGCCACTGCTCGGTAGCTCGCAATTGCCTTGCTGGCACGTGCCGTCTTTGCAGGCACTACCATTGGGATTCCAGCCCGAGCAGCTCTTCGCCGTCTCGTTGCAGGCCTCGGTGCAGTCGCTGTTCGTGGGATCGAGCGGACAAGGATCGCCGGTGCTGCTGCCGCACACGCTTGCCGTGCACGTCTCGGTGCCATTGCAGAAGAGCCCATCGTCGCAACCGCTGCCGTCCGTCAGCGGCTCGCAGTTCCCGTCGGTGCTGCTCCCGGCGCTCACACTGCAAGCAGCGCAGTCGCCGGTCAGCCCGCCACCGCAGGCGGTCTTGCAGCAGACTCCATCGACGCAGTGGTCACTCGCGCACTTGGAGCCCTGGCTGCACTGCGTTCCGA
The genomic region above belongs to Myxococcales bacterium and contains:
- a CDS encoding type II toxin-antitoxin system VapC family toxin, whose protein sequence is MKRLLDTNAYVALKREHQGVTELVRDSTELVFSMVVIGELLFGFRNGARFEKNAKELNELLADVRVSVLDVTRTTADRFGRIASELREAGTPIPSNDIWIAAHVFESGAELISFDQHFEAVRGLVWTRLQ
- a CDS encoding Uma2 family endonuclease → MSQSARRAAAPEDFWAIPEAERFHELVGGELVEKAAPSGEHGDAQAGIVTAIRAPFQRRSGGGGPGGWWIATEVEVLLETGDIVRPDVLGWRRERHSERPTGMPVKQHPDWTCEILSKSNATHDTVKKLRLYQRVGIPHYWIADPREATLTVMRWSQDGYITVLSAERHEVVRAEPFDAIEIAVGTLFGDDPPEGG
- a CDS encoding PIN domain-containing protein — encoded protein: MISVDTNILVYSHRSDSPFHDRAVQVVRQLVEGGTRWALPWPCIHEFVANVTNARIYKAPTPLDLALEQASQWLGSPAVRLLSEEEGYWDALAALLHSSQVSGAKVHDARIAALCIAHGVAELWTADRDFNRFAALRTANPLVEGSEH
- a CDS encoding nucleotidyl transferase AbiEii/AbiGii toxin family protein; this translates as MSSGSKKPRRAPARKPDGAPPELQERQLDAWQAVAASDVASELVFGGGAALAMMHLHHRRSEDLDFFLQRELAPGVRKDLA
- a CDS encoding YdcF family protein; this translates as MPSSSASTSTSKRCAGWCGRDCSNVPGNGCFFGIGCWESAAIIDDQSPSTVENASKTRALIGLVRMPVVTDTQHVLRSELVFRRHYSSRASV